The sequence GCTTGTACCCAAAATGCTCGACCAAGAACCTCACGCCACTGAAAGTTTACGCAACCCTCTTCAGGATAAAGCAGAATTTCAACGCTTATTTTCTATGATTATGCAGCGCTGGGCGACTGAAACTGATGACATTCCAGACCATTTGCGCTGGTCAACATTTACCCAAACCGTTGACGCAGGTTTGCAACGCGTACTTAATAGCGCTGGAGCCAATGACCACATCGGTATTTTCACCTCTGGTGGTACCATCACTGCGTGCTTGCATTTGCTTGCTGGTATCCCAGCACGCAATGCTTTTGAGCTTAACTGGCAAATCGTAAACACGTCACTGAGTCGTTTAAAGTTTCGCAACGACTCAGTCATACTGACTTCTTTTAACAGTCATGCTCATCTTGACTTGTTAAAGAACAAAAAACTCATCACTTACCGTTGAGTTTTTAATATCACGCGGCATCAACCGCACAAAAACCTTAAAAAGGATCTATTATGTCTTCTACCGCTGAGATCATTAAAACTCTAACCGCTAAATTTAATGCTGATGCCGCTGCTGGCTTAGATTTAGTCTTCCAATTCAACATCGAAGATGCTGAAAACTACTATGTTGTTGTTAAAGACGGCACCTGTGACGTACAGTCTGGCGACAATGACGATGCCAACGTTACTTTGATCATGGACAGCGAAACCTTTAAAGGCATTGCAACCGGTGAAACTGACGGCATGCAAGCATTTATGGGTGGCAAGCTGCGCACTGAAGGCGACATGATGTTAGCCATGAAGTTGAGCGAGCTATTCCCAGTTTAAGTTGTAATTATATGTCGTAACTAAAAGCCGGATTAAAATCCGGCTTTTTTAATCGCAACCTGTTTAGGAGAGTACGGATGCTGTGCAGTAAGGCTGTATTTATCTATGACGACGCTGATAATCCGCGCGTACAGGCTGTTGTTGACTTCGCCAAGGCCAATAGCATTGAGCTGTCACAGATGTCTGTCAGCGCTTTTCTGGCGCATCCTGGGCAGCCCCTTGATTTTGCTCAGCATGTTGTCGCGCTGTGCTCCGATGCAGATTTTGCTAAACGCATTGAGCTGGCCCAATCCATGGGTTTTAGTCTTGGTATTATCCCCGTTGATCACCAGCAAATACGTCTGCGTGAATGGTTTATGCTCACTGGCAAACTAGAAAAACACATTGAGCTGGCTTTTTCTGAACCTAGCAAAGCCATTGATATACTGCATTGCAATGATGAGGTAGTGTTAGGTTCGATTATGCTCGGCCAAACCCCATTCTTGGACCAAAGAAGTCGTATTTACCGCCGGCGCTCCGAATCAAAAACACACCGCTTATTCTATTTAATAGCGATGCTATGGAACAGCGTGCGCAACCTATTCGCTATTCAACCCTTTGCTATTACCTTATCCATTGGCAATGAGTACAGCGCCAAAACTGCAATCACCGGCTTAGTGGCGATTGAGAACAACGTCAATAATGCTGCTGCACGCTTAATTAATACGCGAATTTGTGTACAAGACAGTAAGTTATCCACCTTACTGATTGCCCCAAAATCAGTCAGCCAATACCTCAGCTTTTTAATCAAAGCACTGTTTAGCGCTGACAAGCACGTCAGCCGCTTGCCGGACTCCATGAGCTATGTGCGTAGCAGCTATTTGCGCTTGGACAGCACGCAACCACTGACCTACTACCTTGACAGCGCTAAGCGAGAAGCCAAGAGCATCGAGCTGCAGATCCACCCTGAAGCGGTGCGAGTTAACTTACCTGACGCCTACTATGCAGGCCAAAGCGACCGGCGCGGCGGCAAGGATACGTTAAAGCTCGAAAACCTACCGCTCGGCGAGCAGCGTCTAGATATGATTCAGCAGCGCTTACCGCTCTTTACCCACGCCCTCGAAGAGGACTTTAAAGAGCTGTTTATGCAACTGCGCGAGAATGCGCAAACCCACAGCAGCTTTATCTCATTGATGATGCTTAGCAGCTTGGTAGCCAGCTTAGGTCTATTCTTATCCAGCCCCGCGGTGATTATCGGCGCCATGGTGCTTGCACCCCTGATGTTACCCATTGTGTCTTTATCCATGGCACTGTTGCGCAACGATCAAACTCTGCTGAAACAGTCCCTAACCACCATTGCCATTGGTGTTGGCTTAGCGATGGGTATGGCGGCAATACTGGCCTTGATTATTCCGATCACGCGAGTAACGCCAGAAATGACTGCGCGTCTGCACCCCAACCTACTCGACCTGGGTGTGGCGATCTTTTCTGGTATGGCCGGCGCTTATGCGCATGCTCGAGAAAGTATTATGAAAAGCATGCCTGGCGTGGCCATTGCCGTGGCTTTGGTGCCACCGCTGTGTGTTGCCGGTATCGGTATTGGCTGGTGGGATTGGCAAGTGATCAGTGGTGCTACCCTGCTCTTTTTGACCAACTTAGTCGGCATTGCCCTCGCTGCGGCCCTGACTTTTTTAGTTCTAGGCTATGCACCCATTGTTAAAGCACGCCGTGGCCTAACTTTATCTTTACTGTTGATGCTAGCCATTGCCGTGCCACTCACTTGGTCATTCCAAAGCATGTACAGCACTTGGCAGGTAGAACAACAGGTTGATGCGCTTTCATTAAGTATCCACGAGAAAAGTCTGTACTTAAATGTACTGCACGTGCAGATTCGCAGTGCAGACATCTATATACAACTTGAAGTCAGCTCAAGCTCAGAAATTACCCACGCTGATTTTGTTGCATTAAAAAAACAACTTGAAGAACGCCTAGGCAGCCCGATTCGCTTAGATATCACGCCGCGTATCAGCCTTTGACAGCGCCCCGCAGTTAGCCTGCGGGGCTTTGTGTGCTATTGGCAAACAACAGCCAAGTATCCACTGCTGGGTAGCCAGCCACGCAATCGTCCAATATCAGCTGCACATCAGCAGAACATAGTGACGACGCACCGCCCTTAACGGGCGATGTTTCTTGTTTTACAGTCTGCAATTCGCTCAGAAATGCTTCGCGCGCCTGCCCTTTACCGGCGAGGCTTTACGGCGGTTTTTCTAATCGTTTGTTATTTTGCCTATGGCTTGCAGCACATACTGCGGCAAAGCAAATGCAGCTTGGTGTATATCAGCATTGTAGTAGCCTGTGGCAATACCGGTATCAGCAAAGCGCTTGCGCAAGGTCTCTAAACTGATTTGACGTGTTTGCTGGTTTTTAGCTGCCCAAGCAAAGGTCATACTGCCACCGATGTACGTCGGCACTGCTGCATGATAAAAATGCCAGTCAGCAAATAAATCTTGGATATTTTTAGCGGTCGTTTTGACTTCTTCAATTTGCAAAAATGGCGTGCCGTTTTGTGCTACAAAAATACCATCATCGCTTAAGCAGCGGTGACAGGCTTGATAAAAGCCTTCTGAGAACAAAACTTCAGCAGGACCGGTTGGGTCTGGACAGTCACTGATAATGACATCAAATGTCTCAGTGCAGTTGGCAATAAAGCGCATGCCATCATCAATCACTAAATTAACGCGCGGATCATCATAAGCGCCGTTGGAATGCTTGGGTAAATACTCTTTACACATATCCACCACAGACTGGTCAATCTCCACCATGGTGATGCGTTCAACATCAGCATGACGACAGACTTCACGCAACATACCGCCATCACCGCCACCAATAATCAACACATTGCGTACAGCACCGTGCGCTAAAATAGGTACATGTGTGAGCATCTCATGGTAAATAAACTCGTCGGCTTCAGTGGTTTGAATTGCACCATCAAGGGCCATCACTCGCCCCATTTTGGCATTTTCAAAAATAACTAAATGCTGATGCTCGGTGCGTACCTCATGCAGCATTTTATCAATCTTAAAAAACTGCCCATAATGCCCATGTAGCGTTTCACGGTAATCAGTCATGCTATCCCTCAAAATGTAATGTTAAATCTGCGGTCATTATACGGTATGCAACGCTAAGTTCCTGACATCCTTGCTGGACAAGCGTGTCACTAACAGCCGACAACTGACTTATGCTGTTTAATATACTGGTAGCTCAATATTCTTAAATAATTCTTCAATTTCATCTTTGCTACGCGCCTGAATCACTTTGCCTTGTACTTCGCGATCCAAATGCGGAGCAAAACGCTCAATAAAATCACTCATAAAACCGCGCAAGAAAGTACCGCGACGAAAGCCAATTTTAGTCACACTTGACTCAAATAAATGGCTGGCATCCAGCGCCACTAAATCTTGATCTTGTAACTCATCAACCGCCATGCCAGCGACAATACCCACGCCCAAACCTAGGCGTACATAGGTTTTAATGACGTCAGCATCAGCGGCAGTAAAGATCACCTTGGGCTCTAGATCAACTTGATTAAAGGCTTCATCTAGCTTTGAACGACCAGTAAATCCAAATACATAAGTAACAATAGGAAACTCTGCCAAAGCCTGCAGTGTGAGCTTGGGCACAGTGGTCAGCGGATGGTCTTTAGGTACAACTACACAACGGTTCCAGCGGTAACAGGGCATCATAATCAGATCGCCAAACTGCTCCATACCTTCTGTGGCAATGGCAAAATCAACAGTGCCATCGGCTGCCATCTCAGCAATTTGCGTTGGTGTGCCTTGGTGCATATGCAAAGCGACATCTGGGTATTCCTGCATAAAGCTGCTAATCACTGTCGGCAACGCATAACGCGCTTGGGTGTGCGTGGTGGCAATCGATAAAGTCCCTACCCGTTCATTGGAGAACTCTTGGCCAACCTGCTTAATATTTTCACATTTGCGCAATATTTCGCCCGACATTTTGATAATGCGCTCACCGGCAGCCGTCACTCGAGTTAAGTGTTTACCACTGCGGGCAAAAATCTCCACCCCCAATTCATCCTCGAGTAAACGTATTTGTTTGCTTATGCCCGGCTGCGATGTATAAAGGGCTTGTGCCGTGGCTGATACGTTAAGCCCATTTCGTGATACTTCCCAGATATAGCGCAATTGTTGTAGTTTCATAAATACCTCGGCAGTCTGTGCACATAAGCCTTAAAATAATCTGCTACTTATAACTGCAACGCTAAATTTATTCTAGTGTTATAACTCTTTATTTATCCAAGCAGCCCTGCAAGTGCTGCACCTGACGACTCAAACTGACATGCCTGTAGATTTTTTGAGCCAATTACAGCAGCACTGGCCCTTTGTGACCGCTCTGCCAAACTGCACCCTGGTATCCGCTTGCTTTAATCAAGATGCACTGACGCCTGAATTGGTGGCTGACTGCGCAATTGATCTGCCCAAAGCAACCAGCAAGCGCCAAGCCGAGTTTTTAGCCGCACGCCTGTGTGCGCGCAAGGCCTTGCACATCCAAACCGGCCTTGCCAGCCTACCTACTCAACAAGAAAACAGCCGTATTCCGCTCTGGCCAGCACAGAGTTGCGGCTCAATGTCTCACAGCCACAGTCTTGCGGCAGCGCTGGTGGGTGATAGCCATACTTGGCAAGGACTCGGCATAGATATAGAAAAACCTCTCAGCCCCAAGCGCGCACAGCGCTTAGCAAAAAACATTTTAACCACGGCTGAGCACGACACATACGCACTGTTAAACAGTGGGCAGCAGGCCATGTACTTAACAGTGGTTTTTTCATTTAAAGAGAGCTTGTTTAAAGCACTGAACCCGCTGACCGCTCGCTACTTTAGTTTTCATGACGCACAGGTATTGGACTTAAACGTTGCCGATAGCGGTCATGCGCGCTTGCGTTTAGCTAAAGATTTATCAAGGGATTGGCCTGCAGGCAGTCAACTAGAGGGACAGTTTTCACAGCTGCATGGCAGCGTTATCACGTTGGTGAGCATCGCTAGCCGCAGGTAGAGCCGCTCCACACCCACACAAATACGCGTAGGGTGGGCATTTATGCCCACGGCTTCTGATCTCGCGGGCATAAATGCCCGCCCTACAATCTAGGCATCTGTAGGAGCGCAGCGGTTAAGCCTGACTGAGCATGCGCGCTAAAATGATTTTCACTTTTGACATCCCAGCATTCAGTGCTGCGTCAATTTGCGCCATGGTAATCACACCTGATGACTTGCCAGCAGCAGGGTTGACCACTAAGGCTAAGCAGGCGTATCTCAAGCCCAGCTCACGCGCCAAAACAGTTTCTGGCATGCCCGTCATCCCCACCACATCACAGCCATCACGCTCCATACGCTTAATTTCCGCAGCAGTTTCTAAGCGCGGTCCTTGCGTGCAGCCATAAACACCATGGTTGTTGCAGCTGTAACCACTGGCCGCAACCGCAGCAATTAAGCGGCGACGCAACTCAGCATCATAGGGGTAGCTAAAATCAACATGCGTCACGTGATCCAGCTCACCTTCATACAGGGTATGTTGACGGCCAGAGGTGTAATCAATGATCTGATCAGGAATACAAAAACAACCGGTTTTTAAGTTTTCGGTAATCCCGCCGACCGCATTGATCGCTAAAACTGCATTTGCACCGGCTTGGCGCAGTGCCCACAAATTAGCCCGATAATTCACCTCGTGCGGCGGAATACGGTGTGGATGACCATGACGGGCTAAAAATAAAACTTCACGTCCGGCGTATGATCCGCGCAAAATATCAGCGGAAGGTGCGCCATAAGGGGTGTCAATAAACATCGCATCGCGAATCGTCAGTCCTTCCAGCTGGGTTAATCCAGTGCCACCAATAATCGCGTATTTATTCATTGACCACCTCTTATCCGTTGCTTGTCAGTGTTTTCAGTATGTGTCTTGCTGATTGCCAGCGCGGATGCTGCTGAAAATCATGCTGCGAAATATAGCGTCCATACATAGCAGATAAATCAGCACAGGGGGCAATATTCTCTGCTTGCAATGCACTCAATGCCTGTTCTGCAGCACCTCGATCGTTGCATATTAACCCAACATTACAGCCTGCGTTAAGGGCCGCCAGCAGACGTTGTGCGGCATCACCTGCGACATGCGCACCCGCCATCGATAAGTCATCACTAAACAAGACGCCAGGATAATTAAGCTGCTGGCGTAAAATATCTTGTAGCCAAACTTTGGAAAAGCCCGCAGGTGCAGTATCAACTTGTGGGTAAATGACATGCGCAGGCATCAAGCCAGCGAGCGCGTGCTGTAAGTGTTTAAAAGGGATTAAATCCGCTTGCTGAATATCAGCTAAGCTGCGCTCATCCACAGGAATGGCGACATGTGAGTCTGCTGTCACCCAGCCATGCCCAGGAAAGTGCTTACCCACTGCCGGCATTCCAGCGGCTTGCATGCCCTGTAGAAACGCGCCCGCGAGCGTATTGACAGTATCGACATCACCGCCAAAGGAACGCAAACCAATCACCGCACTGCGGCCATAATCTAAATCTAAAACAGGCGCAAAACTAAAGTCGATACCCATCGCCAACACTTCCCAGGCCATCAACCAACCGCACTCACGCGCAACCTGCTCAGGATTACCTGCGGTTTGCAACAAACCCATCGCTGGTAAGGCAACAAAACCTTGGCGCAGGCGCTGCACGCGGCCACCTTCTTGATCAACAGCAATCAGTAGATCATTGCGCACCTCGCGAATAGCACGGCACAGTTCACGCACTTGACCTGGATGCTCGATATTGCGTGCAAATAAAATTACCCCGCAAACTTGCGGTTGACGTAGCAGGTGGCGATCCTCAGCGGTTAAATAGGTGCCGCCAATATCCAGCATTAATGAGCCTTGCATGGAGTGTCCTTAACCTGTGTCTGTAATATCTGCGCCGCTGTTGCATGCTCACTGATTGCAACAGGACAGGCATCAATAAGCTGGGCAAAGAGTTCAATAATGTCGTGATTGGCCATGCGGATACAACCATGCGAATAGGGTTGACCAAGGCGTGACTCTTCAGCCGTGCCATGGATATAAATATAACGTCGAAACGTATCACTTTGGCCTAAAC comes from Pseudomonas sp. C27(2019) and encodes:
- a CDS encoding histidine phosphatase family protein, producing MGSIYLIRHGQASFGADDYDVLSPLGVQQAEILGDHLIATGVTLNACFSGDMLRQKDTALAALARFSHANLTAPPLTIDSAFNEIDVDNIIRLLVPKMLDQEPHATESLRNPLQDKAEFQRLFSMIMQRWATETDDIPDHLRWSTFTQTVDAGLQRVLNSAGANDHIGIFTSGGTITACLHLLAGIPARNAFELNWQIVNTSLSRLKFRNDSVILTSFNSHAHLDLLKNKKLITYR
- a CDS encoding SCP2 sterol-binding domain-containing protein, with the translated sequence MSSTAEIIKTLTAKFNADAAAGLDLVFQFNIEDAENYYVVVKDGTCDVQSGDNDDANVTLIMDSETFKGIATGETDGMQAFMGGKLRTEGDMMLAMKLSELFPV
- a CDS encoding DUF389 domain-containing protein, with the translated sequence MLCSKAVFIYDDADNPRVQAVVDFAKANSIELSQMSVSAFLAHPGQPLDFAQHVVALCSDADFAKRIELAQSMGFSLGIIPVDHQQIRLREWFMLTGKLEKHIELAFSEPSKAIDILHCNDEVVLGSIMLGQTPFLDQRSRIYRRRSESKTHRLFYLIAMLWNSVRNLFAIQPFAITLSIGNEYSAKTAITGLVAIENNVNNAAARLINTRICVQDSKLSTLLIAPKSVSQYLSFLIKALFSADKHVSRLPDSMSYVRSSYLRLDSTQPLTYYLDSAKREAKSIELQIHPEAVRVNLPDAYYAGQSDRRGGKDTLKLENLPLGEQRLDMIQQRLPLFTHALEEDFKELFMQLRENAQTHSSFISLMMLSSLVASLGLFLSSPAVIIGAMVLAPLMLPIVSLSMALLRNDQTLLKQSLTTIAIGVGLAMGMAAILALIIPITRVTPEMTARLHPNLLDLGVAIFSGMAGAYAHARESIMKSMPGVAIAVALVPPLCVAGIGIGWWDWQVISGATLLFLTNLVGIALAAALTFLVLGYAPIVKARRGLTLSLLLMLAIAVPLTWSFQSMYSTWQVEQQVDALSLSIHEKSLYLNVLHVQIRSADIYIQLEVSSSSEITHADFVALKKQLEERLGSPIRLDITPRISL
- the speE gene encoding polyamine aminopropyltransferase, whose protein sequence is MTDYRETLHGHYGQFFKIDKMLHEVRTEHQHLVIFENAKMGRVMALDGAIQTTEADEFIYHEMLTHVPILAHGAVRNVLIIGGGDGGMLREVCRHADVERITMVEIDQSVVDMCKEYLPKHSNGAYDDPRVNLVIDDGMRFIANCTETFDVIISDCPDPTGPAEVLFSEGFYQACHRCLSDDGIFVAQNGTPFLQIEEVKTTAKNIQDLFADWHFYHAAVPTYIGGSMTFAWAAKNQQTRQISLETLRKRFADTGIATGYYNADIHQAAFALPQYVLQAIGKITND
- the cysB gene encoding HTH-type transcriptional regulator CysB; the encoded protein is MKLQQLRYIWEVSRNGLNVSATAQALYTSQPGISKQIRLLEDELGVEIFARSGKHLTRVTAAGERIIKMSGEILRKCENIKQVGQEFSNERVGTLSIATTHTQARYALPTVISSFMQEYPDVALHMHQGTPTQIAEMAADGTVDFAIATEGMEQFGDLIMMPCYRWNRCVVVPKDHPLTTVPKLTLQALAEFPIVTYVFGFTGRSKLDEAFNQVDLEPKVIFTAADADVIKTYVRLGLGVGIVAGMAVDELQDQDLVALDASHLFESSVTKIGFRRGTFLRGFMSDFIERFAPHLDREVQGKVIQARSKDEIEELFKNIELPVY
- a CDS encoding 4'-phosphopantetheinyl transferase, translated to MPVDFLSQLQQHWPFVTALPNCTLVSACFNQDALTPELVADCAIDLPKATSKRQAEFLAARLCARKALHIQTGLASLPTQQENSRIPLWPAQSCGSMSHSHSLAAALVGDSHTWQGLGIDIEKPLSPKRAQRLAKNILTTAEHDTYALLNSGQQAMYLTVVFSFKESLFKALNPLTARYFSFHDAQVLDLNVADSGHARLRLAKDLSRDWPAGSQLEGQFSQLHGSVITLVSIASRR
- a CDS encoding S-methyl-5'-thioinosine phosphorylase, yielding MNKYAIIGGTGLTQLEGLTIRDAMFIDTPYGAPSADILRGSYAGREVLFLARHGHPHRIPPHEVNYRANLWALRQAGANAVLAINAVGGITENLKTGCFCIPDQIIDYTSGRQHTLYEGELDHVTHVDFSYPYDAELRRRLIAAVAASGYSCNNHGVYGCTQGPRLETAAEIKRMERDGCDVVGMTGMPETVLARELGLRYACLALVVNPAAGKSSGVITMAQIDAALNAGMSKVKIILARMLSQA
- the nagZ gene encoding beta-N-acetylhexosaminidase; the protein is MQGSLMLDIGGTYLTAEDRHLLRQPQVCGVILFARNIEHPGQVRELCRAIREVRNDLLIAVDQEGGRVQRLRQGFVALPAMGLLQTAGNPEQVARECGWLMAWEVLAMGIDFSFAPVLDLDYGRSAVIGLRSFGGDVDTVNTLAGAFLQGMQAAGMPAVGKHFPGHGWVTADSHVAIPVDERSLADIQQADLIPFKHLQHALAGLMPAHVIYPQVDTAPAGFSKVWLQDILRQQLNYPGVLFSDDLSMAGAHVAGDAAQRLLAALNAGCNVGLICNDRGAAEQALSALQAENIAPCADLSAMYGRYISQHDFQQHPRWQSARHILKTLTSNG